In Acetomicrobium sp. S15 = DSM 107314, a single genomic region encodes these proteins:
- a CDS encoding tripartite tricarboxylate transporter TctB family protein, which translates to MREDFISSLIGLGLGLYWVTMGIIYGFWEETGPSSGFTPVVFGLIVTVSSVALFWQSLRSKKDKKQIITKRELLGLFKICLAVCIVIFCVTRLGTFTSLGLLLVIGIKVISSSYAWLMAICAGAGITVVLYLVFKVWLMVPLPQGLIGF; encoded by the coding sequence GTGCGCGAAGATTTTATATCCTCTCTCATCGGTCTTGGCCTTGGTCTTTATTGGGTGACTATGGGGATCATATATGGCTTTTGGGAAGAAACGGGCCCATCATCCGGGTTCACGCCGGTAGTCTTCGGTCTCATTGTAACTGTATCGAGCGTCGCCTTATTTTGGCAGAGCCTGCGCAGCAAAAAAGATAAAAAGCAAATCATTACAAAGAGAGAATTATTAGGTCTCTTTAAGATATGTTTGGCGGTTTGCATTGTCATATTTTGCGTTACTCGCTTGGGCACGTTTACATCGCTTGGCCTGCTCCTCGTGATCGGGATCAAGGTTATATCTTCCTCTTATGCTTGGTTGATGGCAATCTGCGCAGGGGCTGGCATAACAGTCGTCCTCTATCTGGTGTTTAAGGTTTGGCTTATGGTACCTCTGCCTCAGGGCTTGATTGGGTTTTGA
- a CDS encoding ABC transporter ATP-binding protein yields MGSLLEVKDLATYFYTDGGIVKALDGVSFSIDEGEILGLVGETGCGKSVTATSIMGLIPSPPGKVVRGSIFFNGRELLSLPERQMRRIRGREIAMIFQDPASSLNPVFRAGFQVAEAIWAHLKTPIREALLKAAELFGRVNIPDPLAAISRYPHQLSGGMKQRVMIAMALSLNPKLLIADEPTTALDVSIQAQILSLIKRLQRDYGSSVLLISHDLGVISTMAHRVAVMYSGLIVEQGIAEDLFQKPLHPYTQGLLAAIPRVDKDKSELAVIEGTLPDPTNPPAGCCFHPRCPWVMKICEAERPPLKTVEPKHMVACHAYAD; encoded by the coding sequence ATGGGGTCGCTGCTTGAAGTGAAAGACTTAGCCACATATTTTTACACCGACGGGGGAATCGTGAAGGCGCTCGACGGCGTTTCCTTCTCCATAGACGAAGGAGAGATTCTCGGCCTCGTTGGGGAGACGGGTTGCGGTAAATCTGTGACGGCCACCTCGATCATGGGACTCATCCCCTCTCCCCCCGGTAAAGTCGTGCGAGGGAGTATTTTCTTCAACGGAAGAGAGCTGCTATCGCTGCCGGAGCGCCAGATGCGCCGCATCCGGGGCAGAGAGATCGCCATGATCTTTCAGGATCCAGCAAGCAGTTTGAACCCGGTCTTTAGGGCGGGCTTCCAGGTGGCCGAAGCCATATGGGCGCATCTGAAGACCCCAATCCGTGAGGCCTTGTTGAAGGCTGCAGAGCTCTTCGGCCGCGTCAATATCCCCGACCCGCTTGCGGCGATCTCCCGTTACCCTCACCAGCTTTCGGGCGGCATGAAGCAGCGCGTCATGATAGCAATGGCCCTGTCGCTCAACCCGAAGCTTTTGATAGCGGATGAACCCACCACGGCGCTCGACGTCTCCATCCAGGCCCAGATCTTGAGCCTGATAAAAAGGCTCCAGAGAGATTATGGGAGCAGCGTGCTCTTGATCTCTCACGACCTCGGCGTGATTTCCACGATGGCCCACAGAGTGGCCGTCATGTATTCCGGTTTGATCGTGGAACAGGGAATAGCGGAAGATCTCTTCCAAAAACCTCTGCACCCATACACGCAAGGACTGCTTGCGGCCATCCCGAGAGTAGATAAGGATAAAAGCGAACTCGCCGTCATAGAAGGTACACTGCCAGACCCTACAAACCCTCCTGCGGGGTGTTGCTTTCATCCGCGCTGCCCTTGGGTGATGAAGATATGCGAGGCCGAGAGGCCTCCGCTTAAAACTGTAGAGCCCAAACATATGGTGGCTTGTCATGCCTACGCTGATTAG
- a CDS encoding tripartite tricarboxylate transporter permease: MSEILAQLFQGFTVALEPMNIFAVAVGGIMGVIVGGLPGLGSVAGVALLLPLTFKMNPTTAVIMLAGIYYGNMFGGSISAILLNIPGDSPAVMTAVDGYQLARQGKAGKALYTAFFASFIGGMIGAVILTFLGPALAFVGLRFGPAEFTSLILFALMSVGWLLGENPAKGIIATGVGLLLSTIGVDMIQGLPRFTFGMVNLTAGIPFIPTVIGIFGFAQVLKLLSAGHEIGQTTMVTARLSIRDSLLSIKEWAEISFTIVRGSLIGFFVGLLPGSGATMSSFMAYIAEMRLNKHPERLGKGALAGVAAPESANNAASMGAFAPLLSLGIPGSGTTALLLGGLMMWGLAPGPLLFREAPEFVWGLMASMYVGDIAVLLLCVLLVPFLAYIPRVPKAILAPTTIALCILGSFSVNNSIFDIWFMVFMGVVGYFMDRLQFPTPPLVLALVLAPRLQTAFRQALMISPNGSPMIFITKPISLAFLLAAVVMVTVPMLIKKKKDSPSA; the protein is encoded by the coding sequence ATGAGTGAAATTCTCGCACAATTATTTCAAGGATTTACAGTTGCCCTTGAGCCGATGAATATCTTTGCTGTTGCTGTAGGCGGCATAATGGGTGTAATCGTGGGAGGCCTGCCTGGCCTTGGGTCGGTGGCGGGCGTGGCTTTATTGCTTCCTTTGACTTTTAAGATGAACCCCACGACGGCGGTAATCATGTTGGCTGGGATTTATTACGGGAACATGTTTGGAGGGTCTATCAGTGCTATACTGCTTAACATTCCTGGTGACTCGCCGGCCGTCATGACTGCCGTCGACGGATATCAGTTGGCAAGACAAGGCAAAGCCGGCAAGGCCCTTTATACGGCTTTCTTTGCCTCTTTCATCGGAGGGATGATCGGAGCCGTAATCCTGACGTTCTTGGGGCCAGCGCTTGCTTTTGTAGGCTTACGCTTTGGTCCAGCCGAATTCACGTCCTTGATATTATTCGCCTTGATGAGCGTTGGATGGCTCTTGGGAGAAAACCCGGCGAAGGGCATAATAGCTACCGGAGTCGGGCTTCTTCTTTCTACAATAGGGGTGGATATGATCCAAGGGTTACCACGCTTTACCTTTGGGATGGTGAATCTCACTGCTGGAATACCTTTTATCCCCACCGTGATAGGCATCTTTGGTTTCGCTCAGGTTCTAAAGCTGTTATCAGCCGGTCACGAAATAGGCCAGACGACAATGGTCACAGCGCGGCTTTCCATACGGGATAGCCTTCTTTCCATAAAAGAGTGGGCGGAGATTTCGTTTACAATCGTTCGCGGTTCCCTCATTGGCTTCTTTGTCGGGCTTTTGCCGGGGTCTGGAGCCACTATGTCATCGTTCATGGCTTATATCGCCGAGATGCGCCTGAATAAGCATCCGGAACGTTTGGGCAAAGGGGCTTTGGCTGGTGTAGCTGCTCCCGAGTCGGCCAATAATGCCGCAAGCATGGGAGCCTTTGCCCCTCTCCTTTCTTTGGGCATTCCTGGCTCCGGAACTACAGCACTCCTTTTGGGAGGGCTTATGATGTGGGGGCTTGCCCCTGGCCCGTTACTCTTCAGGGAAGCCCCGGAGTTTGTGTGGGGCCTCATGGCTAGCATGTATGTCGGTGATATAGCAGTTCTTCTCCTTTGCGTTCTTCTTGTGCCGTTTTTGGCTTATATTCCTCGCGTACCTAAGGCGATTCTGGCCCCGACGACAATAGCGCTCTGCATCTTGGGTTCGTTCAGCGTCAACAATAGCATCTTCGATATCTGGTTCATGGTCTTTATGGGAGTGGTAGGGTATTTTATGGACCGCCTCCAATTCCCCACGCCACCTTTAGTGTTGGCATTGGTGCTCGCCCCTCGGCTTCAAACGGCGTTTCGCCAAGCCCTTATGATTTCACCGAATGGCTCTCCTATGATATTTATAACGAAGCCCATATCCTTGGCCTTTTTGCTGGCTGCCGTCGTTATGGTGACAGTTCCCATGCTTATTAAGAAAAAGAAAGACAGTCCGTCAGCTTGA
- a CDS encoding DUF362 domain-containing protein: MLIDAKKCIGCGQCTYYCPVKAISVDAELKKARVDLDECVECGACLRSKTCPVDALYEQELSWPRTVRKILSDPLTVAVETGIPGRGTEEMKTNDVTGRFKRGYAGVAIELGRPLLGARFRDVEKVARAMARFGVEFEKLNPTTSLMEDPKTGKFKDDVLNEKVLSAIVEFAIPLEKLSDVLYALERVSHDVETVFSVDVCSRCNDDGSIPHEEILSKGNWWHSINVKTNVGLGRPRVSD; encoded by the coding sequence GTGTTAATCGATGCTAAAAAGTGCATAGGATGCGGTCAATGTACGTACTATTGTCCTGTCAAGGCCATTTCGGTGGATGCTGAACTGAAAAAAGCAAGGGTAGACCTGGATGAGTGCGTCGAGTGCGGTGCCTGTCTGAGGAGCAAGACGTGTCCGGTAGACGCCCTGTATGAGCAGGAGCTATCTTGGCCCAGGACGGTGCGTAAGATCTTGAGCGATCCGCTCACTGTGGCTGTGGAGACGGGAATCCCCGGTCGCGGCACCGAGGAGATGAAGACGAACGACGTGACGGGGCGTTTCAAGCGCGGCTATGCGGGCGTTGCGATAGAACTGGGCAGGCCACTTTTGGGAGCGCGCTTCCGCGATGTGGAGAAAGTGGCCAGAGCCATGGCGCGCTTCGGCGTGGAGTTCGAGAAGTTGAACCCCACCACCAGCCTTATGGAGGACCCAAAGACTGGCAAGTTCAAAGATGATGTATTAAATGAGAAGGTCCTCTCCGCCATAGTGGAATTTGCCATCCCCTTAGAGAAGCTGAGCGACGTCCTTTACGCTTTGGAGCGCGTGTCGCACGATGTGGAGACGGTATTTTCTGTGGACGTCTGCTCGCGGTGCAACGATGACGGTTCCATCCCCCATGAGGAGATCTTATCCAAGGGGAATTGGTGGCATTCCATAAACGTGAAGACGAACGTGGGACTCGGTCGCCCGCGAGTCTCTGATTAG
- a CDS encoding 4-hydroxythreonine-4-phosphate dehydrogenase PdxA: MASDKPKVGLLLGDPTGIGPELVVKLLKEEDIYEWAQVLVVGDRRVFEMGQKIANVEVDYRVVERASDMRSDEKLAFLDFPTISPTEIEIGKVNGKAGKAVLEMLSFAIKLAKEGDIDAIVYAPLNKQAMLLAGSPFEDELHFFVHELAWDGLHGELNVLDDLWTSRVTSHVPIREVSSLISERRVYEAIVLIDSAMRSYGYAKPRIAVSALNPHSGEGGFFGQEEKESIAPAIEKARAQGIGANGPFSADTIFLRAKREDFDGIVSMYHDQGQIAMKLMGFERSITINGGLPIPITTPAHGTAHDIAGRGIANPGALKRALFVASRMASNAKAKE; the protein is encoded by the coding sequence ATGGCAAGCGATAAGCCGAAGGTAGGTTTGCTCTTAGGAGACCCGACGGGAATAGGGCCCGAGCTCGTGGTTAAACTCCTGAAAGAAGAAGATATATACGAGTGGGCGCAGGTTCTGGTCGTAGGGGACCGCAGGGTGTTTGAGATGGGGCAAAAGATAGCGAATGTCGAAGTCGATTACAGGGTGGTCGAAAGGGCGAGCGACATGCGCTCCGATGAGAAGCTGGCGTTCCTCGACTTTCCCACCATATCCCCCACTGAGATTGAGATCGGGAAGGTAAACGGCAAAGCCGGCAAAGCTGTCCTCGAGATGCTCTCGTTTGCTATAAAGCTTGCGAAAGAGGGAGATATCGATGCCATAGTCTACGCTCCGCTGAACAAACAGGCAATGCTCTTGGCCGGTTCGCCCTTCGAGGACGAGTTGCACTTCTTTGTTCATGAACTGGCGTGGGACGGCCTACACGGGGAGCTCAACGTCTTGGATGATCTGTGGACCTCGCGGGTCACTTCGCATGTGCCCATAAGAGAGGTTAGCTCCCTGATAAGCGAGCGCAGGGTATATGAAGCGATTGTTCTTATCGACTCCGCTATGCGCTCTTATGGTTATGCTAAACCTCGTATTGCTGTATCGGCCTTAAACCCCCATAGCGGAGAAGGGGGTTTCTTTGGTCAGGAGGAAAAGGAATCTATAGCGCCAGCTATAGAGAAAGCCCGGGCTCAAGGCATAGGCGCAAATGGCCCCTTTTCGGCGGACACGATCTTTTTGCGCGCCAAAAGAGAAGACTTCGACGGCATAGTCTCCATGTATCACGACCAAGGCCAAATCGCCATGAAGCTCATGGGCTTTGAGAGGAGCATCACGATAAATGGCGGCCTTCCCATTCCCATCACGACGCCTGCACATGGGACAGCCCATGATATCGCAGGGCGAGGAATTGCAAACCCCGGTGCCCTGAAGCGAGCGCTCTTCGTTGCAAGCCGTATGGCTTCAAATGCTAAAGCTAAAGAATAA
- a CDS encoding ABC transporter ATP-binding protein, with amino-acid sequence MPTLISAEKVLKYFPIGGGILTSRPTGWVRAVDGVSLSVERGRTLGLVGESGSGKSTTGLLLLGLLKPSGGRIIFEGETLEELLRRNPRHFRRRAQIVFQNPFASLNPRMTVKDIVGRGMKLHGLVKSDEELAERVAALLLEVGLKEEHLSRYPHEFSGGQRQRIAIARALALNPEFVVLDEPTSALDVSVQAQILNLLKGLQQSRGLSYLFISHNLAVVRHMSHEVAVMYLGKVMESASKDSLFSNPLHPYTQALLKSIPKIAFPPEDIEKKVIEGDIPSPVNPPSGCPFNPRCHRAADICRTEMPDFREVMPGHWVACHLV; translated from the coding sequence ATGCCTACGCTGATTAGCGCAGAAAAAGTGCTCAAGTATTTTCCCATAGGAGGAGGCATTCTCACATCGAGGCCCACCGGATGGGTGAGGGCCGTGGACGGCGTCTCTCTGTCCGTGGAAAGAGGCAGAACTTTGGGCCTTGTGGGGGAATCCGGAAGCGGCAAGTCCACCACAGGGTTGTTGCTCTTGGGTTTGTTAAAGCCGTCAGGCGGAAGGATCATCTTTGAAGGCGAAACGCTCGAAGAGCTTTTGAGGAGAAACCCTCGGCATTTCAGAAGGCGGGCTCAGATAGTCTTTCAAAATCCCTTCGCCTCACTCAACCCGCGCATGACCGTCAAAGATATCGTCGGGAGGGGGATGAAGCTCCACGGCCTCGTAAAAAGCGACGAAGAGCTCGCTGAACGAGTGGCAGCGCTGCTTTTAGAGGTGGGACTCAAGGAGGAGCACTTGAGCCGTTATCCGCATGAGTTTTCCGGCGGCCAGAGGCAGCGCATAGCCATCGCTCGAGCCCTCGCCTTAAACCCCGAGTTTGTCGTCCTGGACGAGCCCACGAGCGCGCTCGACGTATCGGTGCAGGCTCAGATATTGAACCTGCTTAAAGGGCTTCAGCAGTCGCGAGGGCTTTCATATCTCTTCATTTCCCACAACTTGGCCGTCGTGAGGCACATGAGCCACGAGGTAGCTGTGATGTATCTGGGTAAGGTTATGGAGAGCGCCTCCAAGGATAGCCTCTTTTCCAACCCCCTACATCCTTATACGCAGGCGCTTTTGAAGAGCATCCCAAAGATAGCCTTTCCTCCTGAGGATATAGAAAAGAAGGTCATAGAGGGAGATATCCCGAGTCCTGTGAACCCGCCTTCAGGGTGCCCCTTCAACCCGCGCTGCCATAGGGCTGCCGATATTTGCAGAACAGAGATGCCGGATTTCAGAGAAGTGATGCCCGGCCACTGGGTCGCCTGTCATTTGGTTTGA
- a CDS encoding ABC transporter permease: protein MTKGTTKRPAHAAWRRLKKNKIAIAGLFIVALYIACAIFAPYISPHDPTKQSLKDSFLAPSSGHLLGCDEFGRDILSRIIWGARISLLIQVSSVIVALLVGISLGALGGYFGGKLDELIMRFMDILLAFPGMLLALAIVAMIGPSVRNLVVAIGIYSVPQFARITRGAVLAVSANEYVLGAKAIGESDLSVIVRYVLPNALSPIIVQTTLRMATVLLTASGLGFLGLGVQPPNPEWGTMLSSARMYLRSAPHVAIFPGLAIMITVLGFNFLGDGLQDALNPRLKE, encoded by the coding sequence ATGACTAAAGGGACTACAAAGCGCCCCGCCCACGCCGCCTGGCGTCGCCTGAAAAAGAACAAAATTGCCATAGCTGGGCTTTTCATCGTAGCTCTCTATATCGCATGTGCCATTTTTGCTCCTTATATATCTCCGCATGACCCCACGAAACAGAGCCTAAAGGATAGCTTCCTTGCGCCGAGCAGTGGGCACCTTTTGGGCTGCGACGAGTTCGGCAGGGATATACTCTCCCGGATCATCTGGGGTGCACGAATATCGCTTTTGATCCAGGTGAGCTCCGTCATTGTGGCACTCCTTGTGGGAATCTCCCTCGGCGCCCTCGGTGGATATTTTGGCGGCAAGCTCGACGAACTTATCATGCGCTTCATGGACATACTGCTCGCATTTCCTGGGATGCTTTTGGCGTTGGCCATTGTCGCAATGATCGGTCCCAGCGTGAGGAATCTCGTCGTCGCGATTGGTATCTACTCTGTCCCGCAATTTGCCCGCATCACCAGGGGGGCAGTGCTGGCCGTCAGCGCAAATGAGTACGTCCTCGGGGCGAAGGCCATAGGCGAAAGCGACTTATCCGTGATCGTTCGGTATGTCCTCCCCAACGCCCTTTCTCCCATAATCGTCCAGACGACGCTCCGCATGGCTACGGTGCTCCTAACGGCTTCCGGCCTGGGCTTTTTGGGGTTAGGGGTGCAGCCTCCCAACCCGGAGTGGGGCACGATGCTCTCCAGCGCTCGAATGTATCTGCGATCAGCCCCTCATGTGGCCATCTTTCCCGGCCTTGCCATCATGATTACGGTGCTCGGCTTCAACTTCCTCGGTGACGGTCTGCAAGACGCCTTAAACCCGAGGCTCAAGGAGTAG
- a CDS encoding indolepyruvate ferredoxin oxidoreductase subunit alpha, which produces MRVNEELCIGCGSCVPYCPMGCINLDGKAQIDLDECVECGVCFRSKVCPVDAIYEGELDELRLFRKTFSDPWIVHPSTNVPGRGTEEMKTNEVTGRFKRGYTGIAIELGRPGTGTRFYDVEKIAKACAAFGVEFEPQNPVTAIMSDKKTGKIDERFMNEKTLSAIVEFTAPNDKVVDILKSVKEASKELSTVASLEVCCRREPDGSLPMEELAKKAGFTPSLNGKVNVGLGRPLAKEE; this is translated from the coding sequence GTGAGGGTCAATGAGGAATTGTGCATAGGTTGCGGGTCTTGTGTGCCTTACTGTCCCATGGGGTGTATAAACCTCGACGGTAAGGCGCAGATCGACCTGGACGAGTGTGTGGAATGTGGTGTCTGCTTCAGGAGCAAAGTTTGTCCGGTGGATGCCATATACGAAGGCGAGCTCGACGAGCTGCGCCTCTTTAGGAAGACTTTTAGTGACCCATGGATAGTGCATCCATCAACGAATGTGCCAGGCCGCGGTACGGAGGAGATGAAGACGAACGAAGTGACAGGTCGCTTCAAGCGCGGCTATACGGGTATAGCTATAGAGCTGGGCAGGCCCGGGACGGGGACGCGCTTCTATGACGTAGAAAAGATCGCAAAGGCATGCGCTGCCTTCGGCGTGGAGTTTGAGCCCCAAAATCCCGTGACCGCCATTATGAGTGACAAAAAAACGGGAAAGATCGATGAGCGCTTCATGAATGAGAAAACTCTCTCCGCTATCGTCGAGTTTACCGCACCTAACGACAAGGTAGTAGACATTTTGAAGAGCGTAAAAGAAGCATCGAAGGAGCTTTCTACCGTGGCGAGTTTAGAAGTCTGTTGCAGAAGGGAGCCCGATGGGAGTCTTCCTATGGAAGAGCTCGCCAAAAAGGCCGGCTTTACGCCTTCTTTGAATGGCAAGGTTAACGTGGGGCTTGGAAGGCCTCTCGCGAAGGAGGAATAG
- a CDS encoding Bug family tripartite tricarboxylate transporter substrate binding protein: MKRHYNFAVLFLVALALVLVPNVAPLQAASYPEKPINYIVPWAAGGGSDVMARTIAEIIRKHNLLPQPVVVVNRPGGSGAIGMNEVFQKKGDPYTIIGVVSGQISTPLAIKAPVDGSMFAPIANMAMDEFLLVVKTDSPFKTAEDLIEAAKAKPDVVTVGGSGTTGSEDHMCTGLVMKAANVKLKYVPFNSGGEVMGALLGGHIDSAWANPNECLSQIRGGLARAIAIAAPERIQLFPDVPTFKEMGYDAVYRQFRAVSGAPQMPDYAVKTIAEALKKVSETEDWQKGYIEKNGLTSLYLGPEEYAKFLKDVKEEYRQILVELGVL, from the coding sequence ATGAAGAGGCACTATAATTTTGCGGTATTGTTCTTGGTGGCTTTAGCACTTGTCTTAGTGCCGAATGTAGCTCCGCTTCAGGCTGCTTCTTACCCCGAAAAGCCGATCAACTACATCGTGCCGTGGGCAGCGGGTGGGGGCAGCGACGTAATGGCGCGCACTATCGCCGAGATCATACGCAAACACAACCTTCTTCCGCAGCCCGTCGTAGTGGTGAACAGGCCCGGTGGGAGCGGCGCTATAGGGATGAACGAGGTTTTTCAGAAGAAGGGAGACCCATATACGATAATCGGCGTCGTTTCGGGACAAATTAGTACACCACTTGCTATAAAGGCTCCAGTAGATGGTTCCATGTTTGCTCCTATAGCTAATATGGCCATGGATGAATTTCTCCTCGTTGTGAAAACGGACTCCCCCTTTAAAACTGCAGAAGATCTAATAGAGGCGGCGAAGGCAAAACCTGATGTGGTTACTGTAGGCGGATCAGGCACCACTGGTTCAGAGGATCACATGTGTACTGGACTCGTAATGAAAGCAGCAAATGTGAAGCTTAAATATGTCCCATTCAACAGCGGTGGCGAGGTTATGGGTGCCCTTTTGGGTGGTCATATAGATTCGGCGTGGGCTAACCCTAACGAATGTTTGTCTCAGATTCGCGGTGGATTAGCGAGAGCTATCGCTATAGCGGCTCCCGAACGGATTCAGCTTTTTCCAGACGTTCCTACATTTAAAGAGATGGGTTATGACGCAGTTTATAGGCAGTTTAGGGCCGTATCCGGTGCGCCTCAAATGCCGGATTATGCGGTCAAAACTATAGCCGAGGCCTTGAAGAAGGTCTCAGAGACCGAGGATTGGCAGAAAGGGTACATCGAAAAGAACGGCCTTACCTCGCTCTATCTCGGGCCTGAAGAGTATGCGAAATTCCTCAAAGATGTAAAAGAGGAGTATAGACAGATCTTGGTTGAGCTCGGGGTATTGTAA
- a CDS encoding ABC transporter permease, which yields MVKFVVRRLILLVPVLIGVSVIAFLMLHLAPGDPAELLAGLEASAEDVAALRTRFGLDKPLFVQYFMFLKGLFDGSLVSLKYETPAASVIFPRILNTLKLACASIVVAVAVGMIAGIVSAVRRHSLVDYVSTTLALLGVSMPVFWWGLILIMIFSVYLRWLPSGGMGGLRYLVLPAIVLGTASAGVIARMTRSSMMEVLKQDYITAAKAKGLPERLVIYRHALRNALIPTVTVIGLEFGYMLAGAVLTETVFSWPGVGRLIVDSILARDYPMVQASLVLVAGLFVLVNLGVDVLYALLDPRIRYD from the coding sequence ATGGTAAAGTTCGTCGTTAGAAGACTTATATTGCTCGTTCCAGTCCTCATAGGCGTCTCTGTCATCGCCTTTCTCATGTTGCATTTGGCGCCTGGAGACCCAGCAGAGCTTTTGGCAGGGCTTGAGGCCTCAGCAGAGGACGTAGCCGCCCTGCGAACTCGATTTGGCCTGGATAAGCCCCTTTTCGTCCAATACTTCATGTTTTTGAAGGGCCTCTTCGATGGCAGTCTTGTATCTCTCAAATACGAGACGCCTGCAGCGAGCGTCATCTTCCCCAGAATTTTAAACACCCTAAAGCTCGCTTGCGCCAGCATCGTCGTAGCTGTAGCTGTGGGGATGATCGCCGGGATAGTCTCTGCCGTCCGCCGCCATTCTCTCGTGGACTATGTTTCGACTACGCTGGCCCTCCTCGGCGTCTCAATGCCGGTCTTCTGGTGGGGGCTCATATTGATCATGATATTTTCCGTATACTTAAGGTGGCTTCCGTCTGGCGGCATGGGTGGCTTAAGATATTTGGTCCTCCCTGCGATTGTGTTGGGCACCGCCTCCGCTGGGGTTATAGCTCGCATGACACGCTCCAGTATGATGGAAGTTTTAAAGCAAGATTACATAACGGCGGCTAAGGCGAAGGGTCTACCCGAAAGGCTTGTGATCTACCGCCATGCCCTGAGAAATGCCTTGATACCCACAGTCACAGTAATTGGGCTCGAATTTGGCTATATGTTGGCGGGGGCGGTGCTGACCGAAACGGTCTTCTCATGGCCCGGCGTGGGACGCCTGATCGTCGATTCTATCCTGGCCAGGGATTATCCAATGGTGCAGGCCTCCCTTGTTTTGGTGGCCGGTTTATTCGTGCTGGTCAACCTGGGCGTAGATGTGCTATATGCCCTCTTGGACCCGAGGATCCGCTATGACTAA
- the iadA gene encoding beta-aspartyl-peptidase, with translation MLLLKGARTFAPQDLGSVDILVGADKVLAIENGMGPMPVEVETLNLSNFVLAPGLIDLHVHFAGAGGEGGPLFRAEPLNASSLLESGITTAVGLLGTDGYARNVMEVLQKAYALEAQGVSTYIYTGSYKIPSVTITGDVAVDIMAVEKVLGLKIAIADHRSSHPTVEEFVRLASQVRVAGILSGKVGIFHLHVGTCPDPLFLVRETNKRTSIPLYHFLPTHMNRNETVLEEALKFALEGGNVDFTAISDMKRPQAHEAVSKLLEASVPLDRITVSSDAGGSSPLFDSDGRLLDVKITTPQNLMAQFLQLLDAIGPEKALTVFSTNPAKRLGLRHKGKIEEGFDADFLIFDDAWSLRGVIAKGRLVWGKI, from the coding sequence ATGTTGTTATTGAAAGGAGCCCGCACCTTCGCGCCCCAAGATCTGGGCAGCGTGGACATACTGGTTGGCGCCGATAAAGTGTTGGCCATAGAAAACGGCATGGGACCCATGCCCGTGGAAGTGGAAACGCTCAACTTGTCTAACTTCGTCCTCGCGCCCGGCCTTATAGACCTTCATGTGCATTTCGCCGGAGCGGGTGGCGAGGGAGGGCCGCTCTTCAGGGCTGAACCTTTGAACGCATCTTCACTTCTCGAATCCGGCATAACCACTGCCGTGGGCCTTTTGGGGACGGATGGTTACGCCAGGAACGTCATGGAGGTGCTGCAGAAGGCCTATGCATTGGAAGCTCAAGGGGTATCGACGTATATATACACGGGGTCATATAAGATACCATCGGTGACGATCACCGGAGACGTGGCCGTGGATATCATGGCCGTGGAGAAGGTGTTGGGGTTGAAGATTGCAATAGCCGATCACCGCTCATCTCATCCCACGGTCGAAGAATTTGTACGCCTCGCCTCGCAAGTGCGCGTGGCCGGGATCTTGAGCGGCAAGGTGGGGATATTCCACTTGCACGTCGGCACCTGTCCAGATCCTCTTTTCCTTGTGCGAGAGACGAACAAAAGGACCTCAATCCCGCTGTATCACTTCCTCCCGACCCATATGAATAGAAACGAGACCGTGTTGGAGGAGGCGCTGAAGTTCGCCCTCGAAGGGGGAAACGTGGACTTTACGGCCATAAGCGACATGAAGCGCCCTCAAGCTCATGAAGCCGTATCGAAGCTCCTCGAAGCCAGCGTGCCGCTTGACCGCATTACCGTAAGCTCTGACGCAGGGGGGAGCTCGCCGCTCTTCGATTCTGATGGGCGCCTGTTAGATGTAAAGATAACTACGCCGCAAAACCTCATGGCCCAGTTTTTGCAACTTCTCGATGCGATCGGGCCGGAAAAAGCGCTCACCGTCTTTTCGACAAATCCGGCTAAAAGGTTGGGACTTCGCCACAAGGGGAAGATAGAGGAAGGCTTCGACGCGGACTTTCTAATCTTCGACGACGCTTGGAGCTTGAGGGGCGTCATAGCCAAGGGCAGACTGGTTTGGGGTAAAATATAA